The sequence TTCACCTAAATTTACGCACGGAAATCGGCGCTTAAACTTACGCTATTTATGTACGAACTTGTAAATTTACGAGGTTTTATGGTTAACTAAGCATTTACGTGTTTAGAAGAATACCACTACTATCTCTTATGTGGCGTAAACGCGTGACACCTTCAACCGGACCTCACGCCGCTTAAAACATAAGAACATAAGAGTTCCACAAACGAATATTAAGttgaagttaattaaaaaatatggcaGCACCGTAACAAAATGCTCTTGGGCCTAAATACGAAATCGTAGAAGATTGTGTTTGCgtttttttagtcaaaaataCCGAGCTAAAATGAATATAAATGCATTTTCTAATTTGGGTTGGAGAaacgcaaaattttaatttagactTAAGTTCGACTTAGATATGCATTGTAATACAGGGCTCGAATTCctcaactattttttgttttcacatttGCAAAACCCTAACACCAATATATAAATTGAGTTCGAACAAGAAGATGAAAAGTTCatgaaaaatctaaaatttttgcaaactgTCAAATTTGAAACTCTTAGTAATACCATTGCtgcatttgtaattatttctcaaatataagcaaatgcatgtatgtaagtcAGTTGCTTTTTCATCAACTGTCCCCACTTCTCATAAACTCGAAACTtatcaaacaaaaatgattaacagctgatttttgttatgaatttgtgtacatatgtatatcccgTTTTGTTATTTGCACGTGAATTCATTCgtgaatttaaaatgtttttattacggCGATCAACAAAATATACAGTAAACGattatattaagaaatatattcgcTTTTGTGGGCAGCGAACTCTCAACTCTTCTCCGGATGAAAATGTACATAACAAATATCAATCGGAATGGAAACTTGCTCAAGAAAGATATGCCAAGCACCCGCTCATTGTATACAGTACCAAATTGGAAGAACAAGTGGAATTCATGAATTATCGTCGGCTTcgaacatataaatttaaggaAGCATTGAAGGAAAGGCGAAAGTGGCACCAACTCCAAAAACAGCCATTCATTTCTGAACCAGAGGTTAGTTTTGATATTGAGACTGATACAAGTAATTTTCCAGTGGATTGGATGGAAGATTATGAATTCTATGAAGGTAATCGAGATGGAAACCATTCCGCTTATGGTACTGCGGATCCAAGATTGTCACCTTCAAATGTTCCTTGTAGCGGGTGTGGAGCACACTTGCATTGTACACACACTAATTTGCCAGGTTATTAACACGTCAGCgccattatatttatttggtataTTAAACTTTGAGGCTTCATTTCAGGCTTCATTCCTGTCGAGATATTTAAAGGTCGTTCGAAAAAAGAACTGCAGTCTATAATATGTCAACGCTGTCATTTCCTAAAGAATTATAATATTGCTTTGGATGTGGAAATAAGTGCTGATTCATACGTTGAAACCATATCTCGCATAAAAGATGAATATGCCCTAGCCATAGTAATCGTAGACCTGTTGGATTTCCCTTGTTCTATTTGGCCCGGTTTACACGACGTTCTTGGGCATAAACGGCCTGTATTTGTAGTCGGAAATAAAGTGGATTTGCTGCCTCGAGACCACAATAATTACTTGGATCATGTTAAAAGCTGCCTAAAAGATCAAATGGCGCAGTGCCAATTTGATTCACTCAACATAAAACATATCAGTTTAATTTCTGCTAAAACAGGATATGGGATAGAAGAACTTATAACTCAACTGCACAAAATATGGGCCTACAAAGGAAATGTTTATTTGGTCGGCTGTACTAATGTGGGGAAAAGCTCGCT is a genomic window of Anastrepha ludens isolate Willacy chromosome 6, idAnaLude1.1, whole genome shotgun sequence containing:
- the LOC128867863 gene encoding nitric oxide-associated protein 1, encoding MNLCTYVYPVLLFAREFIREFKMFLLRRSTKYTVNDYIKKYIRFCGQRTLNSSPDENVHNKYQSEWKLAQERYAKHPLIVYSTKLEEQVEFMNYRRLRTYKFKEALKERRKWHQLQKQPFISEPEVSFDIETDTSNFPVDWMEDYEFYEGNRDGNHSAYGTADPRLSPSNVPCSGCGAHLHCTHTNLPGFIPVEIFKGRSKKELQSIICQRCHFLKNYNIALDVEISADSYVETISRIKDEYALAIVIVDLLDFPCSIWPGLHDVLGHKRPVFVVGNKVDLLPRDHNNYLDHVKSCLKDQMAQCQFDSLNIKHISLISAKTGYGIEELITQLHKIWAYKGNVYLVGCTNVGKSSLFNILLNSDYCRPEASNLVRRATTCPWPGTTLQMLKFPIYRPSEIRVYQRFRRLTSERAKKDAKNSLRRQQAQQTGDFKAARLEGAVGRTFVDNVDTADAFAMSSGTQPIATLNEKDQLYRQAKWCYDTPGVMHPQQFTELLTSEELQKLTPNDMIVPRAVQLKPGMSIFLAGLARLDFIDCKYVDIDWVKVIVFSSLQLPLVVSQTANAAQAYKEYFNTEILGLPHGDETRLARWPGLQSSDKTIELVGKYQDAISSEIVLSSAGWVGLGLPYASECRFQAWTPFARGIYVRSPPLVPYAERLLGKRIRNSLAYNLGKPFIFKK